In one window of Candidatus Hydrogenedentota bacterium DNA:
- a CDS encoding calcineurin-like phosphoesterase C-terminal domain-containing protein — MFHIRGAAMAAITLALSTSGLAQEMAQGRVYLDTNRNNTLDAGEAGVPNVCVSNGEAVVKTDAEGRWSLPVQAGGAVFVIKPSGYTLPVDHAQIPKHYYLHNPEGSPPLDAPGILPTGPLPASIDFALYEHPEKEPFKALFFGDTQARGLREVNFVTHDVVEECIGTDAVFGVSLGDIVADDPALFSEISESIAQIGIPWYNVFGNHDNNGTATEHKYSDDTFERYFGPSTYAFEYGEVAFIPLNNIYFPPGEKGYKPSFTDQQVAFVKNYLAHVPREKLVVLMMHVPIARCGKRDEMLALLADRPNTLTVAAHVHEQFHIFMDESMGWKGPEPHHLFIAATVSGSWWCGSFDERGIPHATMNDGAPNGYSILTFEGPKYSIEFKAASRPADYQMNIYLADDVAQPSLASTEVLANIFAGSKRSIVEMRVGADGPWLPMEYTEVIDPECLRMHEQSPFLDMEKDGRKLDTIFGWKMDYPSKSRHMWKATLPADLATGTHTLTVRTTDQFGQTYQAKRVFRVRTQETMPAPGA, encoded by the coding sequence ATGTTCCATATTCGCGGCGCGGCGATGGCCGCCATCACACTCGCCCTCTCGACCTCCGGCCTTGCCCAGGAAATGGCCCAGGGCCGCGTCTACCTCGACACCAATCGCAACAACACCCTCGACGCGGGCGAGGCCGGAGTTCCGAACGTCTGCGTGTCCAACGGCGAAGCCGTGGTGAAAACCGACGCCGAGGGTCGCTGGTCCCTTCCCGTGCAGGCGGGCGGCGCCGTGTTTGTCATCAAACCATCGGGCTACACACTTCCCGTGGATCACGCGCAGATACCGAAGCACTACTACCTCCACAATCCCGAGGGCTCACCGCCTCTTGATGCGCCCGGCATCCTCCCCACCGGGCCACTGCCCGCCTCCATCGACTTCGCGCTCTACGAGCACCCGGAGAAGGAACCCTTCAAGGCCCTGTTCTTCGGCGATACCCAGGCCCGTGGGCTGCGCGAGGTGAACTTCGTCACCCACGACGTCGTTGAAGAATGCATCGGCACCGACGCCGTCTTCGGCGTATCGCTGGGAGATATCGTGGCGGATGATCCCGCGCTTTTTTCGGAAATCAGCGAAAGCATCGCCCAGATCGGTATCCCCTGGTACAACGTCTTCGGCAACCACGACAACAACGGCACGGCCACGGAGCACAAGTACTCCGACGACACCTTCGAGCGCTATTTCGGCCCGAGCACCTACGCCTTTGAGTATGGCGAGGTCGCCTTTATTCCCCTCAACAACATCTACTTCCCGCCGGGGGAAAAGGGCTACAAGCCTTCCTTCACCGACCAGCAGGTCGCTTTCGTGAAGAACTATCTCGCCCACGTGCCCAGAGAAAAGCTGGTCGTCCTCATGATGCACGTGCCCATTGCCCGTTGCGGCAAGCGCGACGAAATGCTCGCCCTCCTGGCCGATCGTCCCAACACGTTAACCGTCGCCGCACACGTCCACGAGCAGTTCCACATCTTCATGGACGAATCCATGGGCTGGAAGGGCCCCGAGCCCCACCACCTCTTCATCGCCGCCACGGTGTCGGGCAGTTGGTGGTGCGGCAGTTTCGACGAACGCGGCATCCCCCACGCCACCATGAACGACGGCGCGCCCAACGGCTACTCCATCCTCACCTTCGAGGGCCCGAAGTATTCCATCGAATTCAAGGCCGCCAGCCGCCCGGCCGACTACCAGATGAACATCTACCTCGCGGACGACGTGGCCCAGCCTTCACTCGCCTCTACCGAAGTGCTCGCCAACATCTTTGCGGGCTCCAAGCGCAGCATCGTCGAAATGCGGGTGGGCGCGGATGGCCCCTGGCTCCCCATGGAATACACCGAGGTCATCGATCCCGAGTGCCTCCGTATGCACGAGCAGAGTCCCTTCCTGGACATGGAGAAGGACGGCAGGAAACTCGACACCATCTTCGGCTGGAAAATGGACTACCCCAGCAAATCCCGCCACATGTGGAAGGCCACCCTCCCGGCCGACCTCGCCACCGGCACCCACACCCTCACCGTGCGCACCACCGACCAGTTTGGCCAGACCTACCAGGCCAAACGGGTCTTCCGCGTCCGTACCCAGGAGACCATGCCCGCGCCGGGCGCATGA
- a CDS encoding ankyrin repeat domain-containing protein translates to MIPFTPRTTRGFSILELIAVLAVLLVLMLLAWPSIQVRRSAVLGEDLRQAMFRKDRDAALRYLSLGAPPDAWSGASPHFCIYCESVKKGDQELLRGAVTSVGIDNTSIRFHCPPLLVIALERHDTAMVDLLLELGAPVTQRLQCREDIYPERYVRLSPLAAAIEVNDSAMVNLLLAHTTPQDLQEPGHPSGSLDNDSTLLHSAVRSGNPEWLKLLLERGVPVDALERLGETALHEAARRGNKKMIAILLAHGADPRARDNSGAVPLDKAPLLLRGEMATLLGAARLPERPD, encoded by the coding sequence ATGATTCCGTTCACACCCCGAACCACCCGAGGCTTTTCCATCCTCGAGCTCATCGCCGTGCTCGCGGTGCTCCTCGTGCTCATGCTCCTCGCCTGGCCTTCAATTCAAGTCCGACGCAGCGCCGTACTCGGGGAGGATCTGCGTCAAGCCATGTTTAGAAAAGACCGCGACGCTGCCCTCCGCTATCTCTCGCTCGGCGCGCCGCCCGACGCCTGGTCCGGCGCTTCCCCCCATTTCTGTATCTACTGCGAGTCCGTCAAGAAGGGGGACCAGGAATTGTTGCGGGGTGCCGTAACCTCTGTCGGCATTGACAACACCAGCATCCGCTTTCACTGCCCGCCGCTGCTGGTCATAGCCCTGGAGCGGCACGACACAGCGATGGTGGACCTTCTGCTGGAACTCGGGGCACCGGTCACCCAGCGATTACAGTGCCGGGAGGACATCTACCCGGAACGCTACGTGCGCCTTTCGCCTCTGGCCGCCGCCATCGAAGTGAATGATAGCGCCATGGTAAATCTCCTCCTCGCACATACCACACCGCAAGACCTTCAAGAACCCGGACACCCGAGCGGCTCCCTGGACAACGATTCCACGTTACTCCACAGCGCGGTCCGCTCCGGCAACCCCGAATGGCTGAAGCTGCTCCTTGAGCGGGGCGTGCCGGTCGATGCCCTGGAGCGCCTGGGTGAAACAGCACTCCACGAAGCCGCACGGCGTGGCAACAAGAAAATGATCGCTATTCTCCTCGCCCATGGCGCCGACCCCAGGGCCAGGGATAACAGCGGCGCAGTTCCTCTCGATAAAGCCCCGCTCCTGCTCCGCGGTGAAATGGCAACGTTGCTGGGCGCAGCGCGCCTGCCCGAAAGGCCGGACTGA
- a CDS encoding ABC transporter permease — MPIFVLLSIAFRSLLGNKLRSFLAVLGIIIGVGAVIAMLSIGAGARASMIQQLESLGTNLLIVRPALKNGPGGVRSIAHRSLTAADGHAILKEVPGIYAVAPVVTGRSQVKYYDQNANVNLVGTANTYFEARNYEVERGRQFTDGEVDNLARVAIIGPATAENLIGVDDPLTATIKVDGISFRVIGVTAAKGDQGWYNPDDLVIVPYTTAVQVLLGTDYLNEIDVQGEPGFDLNVIQSNIQELLRRRHKLEPQAENDFSMSNQTELLKFLSSITTTLSVLLASIGSISLLVGGIGIMNIMLVTVTERTREIGIRKAIGAREKDILRQFLFEAIVMSTIGGIMGVFLGVGVSNLLPLFTEIYPVVQTENIVMSITSAAIIGIFFGYYPAQRAARLNPIDALRYE; from the coding sequence ATGCCCATTTTCGTCTTGCTCAGCATCGCCTTCCGCAGTCTGCTCGGGAACAAGTTGCGCTCCTTTCTTGCGGTCCTCGGCATCATCATCGGCGTGGGCGCGGTCATCGCGATGTTGAGCATCGGCGCGGGTGCGCGGGCGTCCATGATCCAGCAACTGGAGTCGCTGGGCACCAACCTGCTGATCGTGCGGCCCGCGTTGAAGAATGGCCCGGGCGGTGTTCGATCCATTGCCCACCGCAGCCTGACGGCGGCGGATGGCCACGCAATCCTGAAGGAAGTGCCCGGCATTTACGCGGTAGCGCCGGTGGTGACGGGCCGGTCCCAGGTGAAGTACTACGATCAGAATGCGAACGTGAATCTCGTCGGCACCGCCAACACCTACTTTGAGGCGCGCAACTACGAGGTGGAGCGGGGTCGCCAGTTCACCGACGGCGAGGTGGACAACCTCGCGCGGGTTGCGATCATCGGCCCGGCGACGGCGGAGAATTTGATTGGCGTGGACGATCCGCTGACGGCCACCATCAAGGTGGACGGCATCAGCTTCCGGGTGATCGGTGTGACGGCGGCCAAGGGGGATCAGGGGTGGTACAACCCCGATGATCTGGTGATCGTTCCCTATACCACGGCGGTCCAGGTGCTGCTGGGCACGGATTATTTGAACGAAATAGATGTCCAGGGCGAGCCGGGATTTGATCTCAATGTCATTCAAAGCAACATACAGGAACTGCTACGGCGTCGACACAAGCTGGAGCCCCAGGCTGAGAATGACTTCAGTATGTCCAATCAGACCGAGTTGCTGAAGTTTCTATCCTCTATCACCACGACGCTGAGTGTGTTGTTGGCGAGCATCGGTAGTATATCGCTGCTCGTGGGCGGTATCGGGATCATGAACATCATGCTGGTGACCGTGACCGAGCGAACGCGCGAGATCGGCATACGAAAAGCCATCGGCGCGCGGGAAAAGGATATCCTGCGGCAGTTTCTTTTCGAAGCGATCGTGATGAGCACTATAGGCGGGATTATGGGGGTGTTTCTGGGGGTGGGTGTCTCGAATCTGTTGCCGCTCTTTACCGAGATCTATCCCGTGGTACAGACGGAAAACATCGTGATGTCCATCACCTCGGCGGCCATAATCGGGATCTTCTTCGGATACTATCCCGCGCAGCGCGCGGCGCGCCTGAACCCGATCGACGCCTTGCGGTATGAATAA
- a CDS encoding ABC transporter permease: MTALMLLKVAIRSLLANKLRSFLAVLGIIIGVGAVIAMLSIGAGARESMVSRLESMGTNLLMVRPGQRGGPGGVRSVMQQTLTPEDARAILEEVPDIYAVAPVVQGRAQVKYFDENANINVVGTSTTYFEARNYQLAQGRKFTDGELDNLARVAIIGPTTVKNLLGADDPLSSTIKVDGLNFRVIGVTVPKGDQGWFNPDDQVIIPFTTAMQVLIGTDYLNEISIQGETGSDLNAIQASIIELLRRRHKLAPEAENDFNVSNQAEMLSFMTAITTTLSVLLASIGGISLVVGGIGIMNIMLVTVTERTREIGIRKAIGARESDIMRQFLFESIVMSTIGGIIGVMVGVGVSSLLPLVAEIYPVVQVQSVLLSISFATAIGVFFGYYPARRAARLNPIDALRYE; encoded by the coding sequence ATGACAGCCCTCATGCTGCTGAAAGTTGCCATACGTAGTCTCCTGGCGAACAAGCTCCGCTCTTTCCTGGCGGTGCTGGGCATCATCATCGGCGTGGGCGCGGTCATCGCCATGCTCAGCATCGGCGCGGGCGCGCGCGAATCCATGGTTTCGCGACTGGAGAGCATGGGCACGAACCTGCTCATGGTTCGCCCCGGCCAGCGCGGCGGCCCCGGGGGCGTGCGGTCGGTGATGCAGCAGACCCTGACGCCGGAAGACGCCCGTGCAATTCTGGAAGAAGTGCCGGATATCTACGCCGTGGCGCCGGTGGTGCAGGGCCGCGCCCAGGTGAAGTACTTCGACGAGAACGCGAATATCAACGTGGTGGGCACGTCCACCACCTATTTCGAGGCGCGCAACTATCAGTTGGCGCAGGGCCGCAAGTTTACCGACGGCGAACTTGATAATCTTGCGCGGGTGGCCATCATCGGCCCCACCACGGTCAAAAATCTGCTGGGTGCGGATGATCCGCTGTCGTCGACGATCAAGGTGGACGGGTTGAATTTTCGCGTGATTGGCGTGACCGTCCCAAAGGGTGATCAGGGCTGGTTCAACCCGGACGATCAGGTGATTATTCCCTTTACCACGGCGATGCAGGTGCTCATCGGAACGGACTATCTCAACGAGATCAGCATTCAGGGTGAGACGGGTTCGGATTTGAACGCCATTCAGGCATCGATCATCGAGTTGCTCCGAAGACGGCACAAGCTGGCGCCGGAGGCCGAGAACGATTTCAATGTTTCCAATCAGGCGGAGATGCTCTCCTTCATGACGGCGATCACAACGACGTTGAGTGTGCTGCTGGCGAGTATCGGCGGTATTTCGCTGGTGGTGGGCGGCATCGGCATCATGAACATCATGCTGGTGACGGTGACCGAGCGGACGCGGGAGATCGGTATCCGCAAGGCCATCGGCGCGCGGGAGAGCGACATCATGCGCCAGTTTTTGTTTGAGTCTATCGTGATGAGCACGATCGGCGGGATCATCGGCGTGATGGTCGGCGTAGGCGTATCCAGTCTTCTGCCCCTCGTGGCGGAGATTTATCCGGTGGTCCAGGTGCAGAGCGTGCTGCTGTCGATCTCCTTTGCAACGGCCATCGGAGTGTTTTTCGGGTACTATCCCGCGCGGCGTGCGGCGCGGCTGAATCCGATCGACGCGTTGCGGTACGAGTAG
- a CDS encoding ABC transporter ATP-binding protein: MIIETRELLKTYELGGQTIRALDGVSVGIDAGEMVAIMGPSGSGKSTLMHILGCLDQPDGGQYMLRGDNIAGLSPDELAAIRNKYISFVFQTFNLLPRMSAQENVALPLLYGGVKDANARAAEALARVGLADRMHHEPNQLSGGQRQRVAIARAIVTDPTLMLADEPTGNLDSRTGDEIMELFAALNREGRTIVVVTHEPDIAIKCPRCIRIHDGAILSDGPSADVVAGYAARS, translated from the coding sequence ATGATCATCGAAACACGAGAATTACTCAAGACCTACGAGCTGGGTGGCCAGACCATTCGCGCGCTGGACGGCGTAAGCGTAGGCATCGACGCCGGCGAGATGGTGGCCATCATGGGGCCCTCGGGCAGCGGCAAATCGACGCTCATGCACATCCTGGGCTGTCTGGATCAGCCGGATGGCGGTCAGTACATGCTCCGGGGCGACAACATCGCCGGGCTTTCGCCGGACGAGCTGGCCGCGATACGGAACAAGTACATCAGCTTTGTATTTCAGACCTTCAACCTGCTGCCGCGCATGTCCGCGCAGGAGAACGTGGCCCTACCGCTCCTGTACGGCGGGGTGAAAGATGCGAACGCCCGCGCGGCGGAGGCCCTGGCGCGCGTTGGCCTGGCCGATCGCATGCACCACGAGCCCAACCAGCTCTCGGGCGGCCAGCGCCAACGCGTGGCGATTGCGCGGGCGATCGTGACGGATCCCACACTCATGCTGGCGGACGAGCCCACGGGCAACCTGGACAGCCGCACGGGCGATGAGATCATGGAGCTGTTTGCGGCGCTGAACCGTGAAGGCCGCACGATCGTGGTGGTGACGCACGAGCCCGATATTGCAATTAAATGCCCGCGCTGCATCCGTATTCACGATGGCGCGATACTTTCCGACGGGCCTTCGGCCGATGTTGTTGCGGGCTACGCCGCGCGGAGTTAA
- a CDS encoding efflux RND transporter periplasmic adaptor subunit — protein MKKWILIGLVVAAGGGGGIWWKMSASAALEEAAAAVETAQSTLGSIRQSVECTGRVVSNLDVEIKCKASGEIIGLPVDVSDRVAKGDLLMELDPVDQLRNLQQSEAAYAASQARLAQARANLTAAEKDLAASGARAQASVLSGEARAKDAAAKAQRDEQLLAQKHISVEEAETSRTTLLESQANLRSAQAELSSVDAQRAQLEATRQEIQLAEVQIQSDQAALELAKQRLTETKVLSPIDGVVSTRAVQIGQIISSGISNVGGGTAVMTVSDLSRMFVLASVDESDIGSVALGQTTLVTVDAYSGETFEGTVQRIANKGTNTANVVTFEVKIEVTSENKTVLKPEMTANVEIVTAEAENVVTVPIRALARKGTEKFVTRVTSPGETETVPVETGASDGINIEVKAGLKDGDEVVLVRGGDDSEWQKSNSGGPRPPSLFGAPKKKT, from the coding sequence ATGAAAAAGTGGATCTTGATAGGGCTGGTGGTGGCGGCCGGTGGCGGCGGTGGAATCTGGTGGAAGATGAGCGCCTCCGCCGCGCTGGAAGAGGCCGCGGCAGCCGTGGAGACGGCTCAGAGCACGCTGGGTTCCATACGCCAGAGCGTAGAGTGTACGGGGCGGGTGGTGTCGAATCTGGATGTGGAGATCAAGTGCAAAGCGAGCGGTGAAATCATTGGTCTACCCGTTGATGTGAGTGACCGGGTTGCAAAGGGTGACCTGCTCATGGAGCTGGATCCGGTGGATCAACTCCGAAACCTTCAGCAGTCCGAAGCGGCCTATGCGGCCTCGCAGGCGCGCCTCGCCCAGGCGCGGGCCAATCTTACGGCGGCGGAGAAGGACCTGGCGGCCAGCGGTGCCCGGGCGCAGGCCAGCGTGCTTTCCGGCGAGGCCCGGGCGAAGGACGCGGCGGCGAAGGCCCAGCGCGACGAGCAATTGCTGGCGCAGAAGCACATCAGCGTGGAAGAGGCGGAGACCTCGCGCACGACGCTGCTGGAGAGCCAGGCGAACCTGCGCAGCGCCCAGGCAGAGCTTTCCTCGGTGGACGCGCAGCGGGCCCAGCTTGAGGCCACGCGCCAGGAAATTCAGCTTGCGGAGGTGCAAATCCAGTCTGATCAGGCCGCGCTGGAGCTGGCGAAGCAGCGTTTGACCGAGACCAAGGTGCTCTCGCCGATCGACGGCGTGGTGTCAACGCGCGCCGTGCAGATCGGCCAGATTATCTCTTCTGGTATCAGCAACGTGGGCGGCGGCACGGCGGTCATGACCGTCTCCGATCTGTCGCGCATGTTTGTGCTCGCTTCAGTGGACGAGAGTGATATCGGCAGTGTGGCTCTGGGCCAGACGACACTGGTTACGGTGGACGCCTACTCGGGCGAGACCTTTGAAGGGACGGTGCAGCGCATCGCGAACAAGGGCACGAACACGGCCAACGTCGTTACCTTTGAAGTGAAGATCGAAGTGACGAGCGAGAATAAGACCGTGCTGAAGCCGGAGATGACGGCGAATGTGGAAATTGTGACGGCGGAGGCGGAGAATGTGGTGACGGTTCCCATTCGCGCGCTCGCGCGCAAGGGCACGGAAAAGTTTGTGACGCGCGTGACCAGCCCCGGCGAGACGGAGACGGTGCCGGTGGAGACGGGCGCGAGCGACGGAATCAATATCGAAGTCAAAGCCGGGCTGAAGGATGGCGACGAAGTGGTGCTGGTGCGGGGCGGTGATGATTCGGAGTGGCAGAAATCGAACAGCGGCGGACCGCGCCCGCCGTCACTCTTCGGCGCGCCCAAGAAGAAGACATGA
- a CDS encoding TolC family protein: MKSHPCSIAIASMFFLCACATQQTTSWNAQSVAPPPWPQTETTPAVEPAPPATPVEPETAATDTPRIARPLSLSDAVVIAFENNRTIAVADLDPSITSTTIQEARAEFDPMLSASLRYGQNTNRTTTSGSATSTSGGANIDTSDGTSVGEILSAAQTIQAFANRNNEVTTTARSNQTSGGAALSQYFATGTTVTASTDYTGASNDPANDLYSGGWSVELRQALLQGRGRDINLITVRQAENDVASSVHGLRQQVISTVRDVELTYWDLALAREVLKINEVAVALADEQMRLNQDLLNAGRAVEADVLSAKAERATRQADLSDAQAQIEDRNLALIRLLNPDQPDQWQLVFEPEPAPEPAPVDADAESSVALAMDYRPELAQARLGLANAELGTRRARNDLLPRVDLVATVGGGADGDHGSEAWNMFEAGRDESYGIGIEVETALYRRAEKARLLRSELQQTQSERQIADTEQAIETAVRQAVVELRRNWDRLGSTREAVTARTSELETAQSRYASGRSTNLDVLLVQRDLIQAQIDEVAARVGCAQALTGLYAAEGTLLERRGIVVETEEE, from the coding sequence ATGAAATCCCACCCCTGCAGCATTGCTATCGCAAGCATGTTTTTCCTTTGCGCCTGCGCCACCCAGCAGACCACGTCGTGGAACGCACAGAGCGTTGCCCCGCCTCCCTGGCCCCAGACTGAAACCACGCCCGCCGTCGAGCCCGCACCACCCGCGACACCAGTCGAACCCGAAACGGCGGCTACCGACACCCCGCGCATTGCCCGGCCACTCTCCCTGAGCGATGCCGTGGTCATCGCCTTTGAGAACAACCGCACCATCGCTGTCGCCGACCTCGACCCGAGCATTACCTCCACCACCATACAAGAGGCCCGCGCCGAATTCGACCCGATGCTGTCCGCCTCCCTGCGCTATGGCCAGAACACCAACCGCACCACGACCAGCGGCTCCGCCACCTCCACATCGGGGGGCGCGAATATCGACACGAGCGACGGCACCTCCGTGGGCGAGATCCTTTCCGCCGCGCAAACGATTCAGGCCTTTGCCAATCGCAACAACGAAGTTACCACCACAGCGCGCTCCAACCAGACCTCGGGGGGCGCGGCCCTCTCGCAATACTTCGCCACCGGCACCACGGTCACCGCCTCGACGGACTACACCGGCGCCAGCAATGACCCCGCTAACGATCTTTACAGCGGCGGGTGGAGCGTGGAACTGCGCCAGGCCCTCCTCCAGGGCCGGGGGCGCGACATCAACCTTATCACCGTGCGCCAGGCGGAGAATGACGTGGCCAGCAGCGTCCATGGCCTCCGCCAGCAGGTCATCAGCACCGTGCGCGATGTGGAGCTGACCTACTGGGATCTCGCCCTGGCCCGGGAAGTTCTGAAAATAAACGAGGTCGCCGTGGCCCTGGCCGACGAACAGATGCGCCTCAATCAGGACCTGCTCAATGCGGGCCGCGCCGTGGAAGCGGACGTACTCTCCGCCAAAGCCGAGCGCGCCACGCGCCAGGCCGACCTCTCCGACGCCCAGGCCCAGATCGAAGATCGCAATCTCGCCCTCATCCGACTGCTCAACCCCGATCAGCCCGACCAGTGGCAACTCGTTTTCGAGCCCGAGCCCGCCCCCGAACCCGCGCCCGTCGACGCCGATGCCGAGTCCAGTGTCGCCCTCGCCATGGACTACCGACCTGAACTCGCCCAGGCGCGACTCGGTCTGGCCAACGCGGAACTCGGCACACGCCGCGCCCGCAATGACCTCCTGCCCCGCGTGGACCTCGTGGCCACGGTCGGCGGCGGAGCCGATGGCGATCACGGCAGCGAGGCCTGGAATATGTTTGAAGCGGGTCGTGATGAATCCTACGGCATCGGCATCGAAGTGGAGACCGCCCTCTACCGCCGCGCCGAGAAGGCCCGCCTCCTCCGCAGTGAACTCCAGCAGACCCAGAGTGAACGCCAGATTGCCGACACCGAACAGGCCATTGAAACCGCCGTGCGACAGGCCGTCGTCGAACTCCGCCGCAACTGGGACCGCCTCGGATCAACCCGCGAGGCCGTCACCGCGCGCACCAGCGAACTCGAAACCGCCCAGAGCCGCTACGCCAGCGGACGCTCCACCAACCTCGACGTCCTCCTCGTGCAGCGCGACCTCATCCAGGCCCAGATCGACGAAGTCGCCGCCCGCGTAGGCTGCGCACAGGCCCTCACGGGACTCTACGCCGCCGAAGGCACCCTGCTCGAACGGCGCGGAATTGTCGTGGAGACGGAGGAAGAGTAG
- a CDS encoding VCBS repeat-containing protein, translating into MRIATFLFAAVLAGAAFSLPLTEGSKLRRIPYNNPGLVVDLGVGLWGSPFPMDFDGDGDYDLLCASADKPYNGIYFFENTQGNIDWPIFKPAVRLDGAKHDITPSYEGDEVFMTEPGIYYPNFKKTYFQEPVPIPYEPTFRATRGKQWKFCDYDGDGVRDLVVGVGDWTDYGWDNAFNEKGEWTKGPLHGHVYVMKNTGTNEAPSYAEAMQVQAGGKALDVFGTPSPNFVDFDKDGDLDLLCGEFLDRLTYFENTGTRTAPVYGEGRFIELKGETLHLDLEMLQVVVFDWNRDSNPDIIVGKEDGRVVMLLGIGEKKNGLPTFTPPRYFQQEAENVKVGALVTPFSVDWDNDGDEDIIAGDTAGYINFVENLSGGTDPKWAKPVYLEAGGALFRIQAGPNGSIQGPAEAKWGYTVLNVADWDGDGLLDIVYNSIWGKVEWLKNTGTQEKAVLAAAQAITVEWEGPAPKPAWYWWTPEGKNLVTQWRTSPIVKDLNGDGLPDLSMLDQEGYLAFFERAKTEGGLVLLAPKRIFKDEKGQPLRLNEKNAGGSGRRKFTMGDWDGDGDVDILINSKNIDFMRNIAEKKGEFQFKNEGEVDIQLLAGHDTCPTLVDWNKDGKPELLIGAEDGFFYYLEKPKE; encoded by the coding sequence ATGCGCATTGCCACGTTCCTCTTCGCCGCCGTCCTCGCCGGTGCCGCTTTTTCCCTTCCCCTGACCGAGGGCTCCAAGCTGCGGCGCATCCCGTACAACAACCCCGGGCTGGTGGTCGATCTGGGTGTGGGCCTGTGGGGCTCGCCTTTCCCCATGGACTTCGATGGGGACGGCGATTACGACCTCCTCTGCGCAAGCGCCGACAAACCCTACAACGGCATTTACTTCTTCGAAAATACGCAGGGGAATATCGACTGGCCCATCTTCAAACCGGCGGTGCGGCTGGACGGGGCGAAGCACGACATTACACCTTCCTACGAGGGCGATGAAGTCTTCATGACGGAGCCGGGGATTTATTATCCCAATTTCAAGAAAACTTATTTTCAGGAGCCGGTGCCGATTCCCTACGAACCGACCTTTCGCGCGACGCGCGGCAAGCAGTGGAAGTTTTGCGATTATGACGGCGACGGTGTCCGGGATCTCGTGGTGGGCGTGGGTGACTGGACGGATTATGGATGGGACAACGCTTTCAACGAGAAGGGCGAGTGGACCAAGGGCCCCCTTCACGGCCATGTGTACGTGATGAAGAATACGGGCACCAACGAGGCCCCGTCCTATGCCGAGGCGATGCAGGTTCAGGCGGGTGGCAAGGCGCTGGATGTCTTTGGCACGCCGTCACCGAACTTCGTGGATTTCGACAAGGACGGCGATCTTGATCTGCTCTGTGGCGAGTTTCTGGACCGGCTCACCTATTTTGAGAACACGGGCACGCGGACGGCGCCCGTGTATGGCGAGGGGCGCTTTATCGAGCTGAAGGGTGAAACGCTCCACCTCGATCTGGAGATGCTTCAGGTGGTGGTCTTCGACTGGAACCGCGACAGCAACCCGGACATCATCGTGGGCAAGGAAGACGGCCGCGTGGTGATGCTGCTGGGCATCGGTGAGAAAAAGAACGGTCTACCGACCTTCACGCCGCCGCGTTATTTCCAGCAGGAGGCCGAAAACGTGAAGGTGGGCGCGCTGGTGACGCCCTTCAGCGTAGATTGGGACAACGACGGCGACGAGGACATCATCGCGGGCGATACGGCGGGCTACATCAACTTCGTGGAAAATCTCAGCGGCGGCACGGATCCCAAATGGGCCAAGCCGGTCTACCTGGAGGCCGGTGGCGCGCTCTTTCGCATTCAGGCGGGTCCCAACGGATCGATCCAGGGTCCCGCAGAGGCCAAGTGGGGCTATACCGTGTTGAACGTGGCCGACTGGGACGGGGACGGCCTGCTGGACATCGTGTACAACTCCATCTGGGGCAAGGTGGAGTGGCTGAAAAACACGGGCACGCAGGAGAAAGCGGTGCTGGCGGCGGCCCAGGCGATCACGGTGGAGTGGGAGGGCCCCGCACCCAAGCCCGCCTGGTACTGGTGGACCCCCGAAGGCAAGAATCTGGTAACCCAGTGGCGCACGAGCCCCATCGTGAAAGATCTGAACGGAGACGGTTTGCCCGATCTCTCCATGCTCGATCAGGAAGGCTACCTGGCCTTTTTCGAGCGCGCGAAGACGGAGGGGGGGCTGGTGCTGCTTGCGCCAAAGCGGATCTTCAAGGATGAGAAGGGTCAGCCCCTGCGCCTGAACGAGAAGAACGCGGGCGGCAGCGGACGCCGCAAGTTCACCATGGGCGATTGGGATGGCGACGGAGATGTGGATATCCTGATCAACAGCAAGAATATCGACTTCATGCGCAATATCGCCGAGAAGAAAGGCGAGTTCCAGTTCAAGAACGAGGGTGAGGTCGATATCCAGCTTCTTGCGGGCCACGACACCTGCCCCACGCTCGTGGACTGGAACAAAGACGGCAAGCCGGAGCTGCTGATTGGTGCTGAAGACGGCTTTTTCTACTACCTGGAGAAGCCGAAGGAGTAG